The genomic interval CTCATCCAGCACCAGAGCACGGAGGTTGCTCAGTCCCAGCAGCCGCTGGGCCAGCAAGTCCCGCAGTCGCCCCGGGGTCGCCACCAGCAGTTGCGGCCCCAGGGCCAGCTCGGCCTGTTGCTGCTCCTGGGACACCCCGCCACACAGGGTCAGGAGACGCAGCCCCAGCGCCTCGGCCACCCCTTGCAGCGCCGCGCTCACCTGGGTCGCCAGCTCCCGGGTCGGTACCAGCACCAGCCCCTGCACCCGGTCGGATGCCGCGTCCAGCCCTTGCAGCAGCGGCAGGCCGAATGCCAGTGTCTTGCCGCTGCCGGTCCTGGCCAGCGCCAGCAGATCCCGCCCTGCCAGAGCGGCAGGAATGGCCAGCTGCTGGATGCGGGTCGGGGTATGCAATTCGGCAGGCAGGGCGGCCAGCAAGGCGGGATCGAGGTGGAGTTCGTTAAAAGTCATGGGGCTACGCGGCAGGAAGAAGTGGGAGGCGAAGTCTAGCCAGCCTGACCCCATAAGTAAAAGGTCGGTGAGAAGAAGTGGGGGGTATAAGGGCCAGTCAGTCTGAACACCTCAACCTCGAGGGCCACTGCGCCCGCAATAAAAACGGCCTGCATCGGCAGGCCGTCGGCAATCAGGGCAAGACGAAACTTACAGAGCGGCCAGGGCGGCGGCGTAGTTCGGCTCGTCGGCCACTTCGGCCACCAGCTCGCTGTGCAGCACCTTGTCGTTTTCATCCAGCACCACGATGGCACGGGCAGCCAGACCCACCAGCGGGCCGGAGGAGAAGGCCACGCCGTAGTCCTGCAGGAAGGAGACGCCACGCAGGGTGGAGAGGTTCACCACCTTGTCCAGACCCTCGGCGCCGCAGAAACGAGCCTGGGCGAACGGCAGATCCGCGGAGATGCAGAGCACCACTGTGTTGTTCAGGGCGCTGGCCTGCTCGTTGAACTTGCGCACGGAAGTGGCGCAGGTCGGGGTGTCGACACTCGGGAAGATGTTCAGGATCTTGCGCTTGCCGGCGAAGGTCGCCAGGGTCGCATCGGACAGATCGCCAGCAACCAGGGAGAAGGGCTTGGCCTGCTCACCGGCAACGGGGAAGTGGCCGGAGACGGAGACGGGGTTGCCTTGCAGGGTGACGGTATTGCTCATGTTAGGTCCTTGATTATCGATGGGGGATCCAGGGTTCCCAGTATAGGCCCAGCGGCAGGGGACAAACACCCGCTAACAAGAGGGATTTGTTGTCGTACTCGCTTACCCGTCCCGAAGAGATGGAGAGGATAAGGGCTTGACCTTGGACTTAACACCAATGTTTACACTGGGCTCAGACACAAGGGATCCCGCAGGGGCGGGATCCACTCAAGAGGGACTCATCATGAGCAAATCCTGCTGCAGCCATTCCCATGCCGCTCCCATCAAGGCGGTCAGCAAGGCAGCCGCGCCTCAAGCCGAGCACAGCCACGACAGCCACTGCTGCGACAATGTCGCCTCTGCCAGTTG from Aeromonas rivipollensis carries:
- the tpx gene encoding thiol peroxidase — its product is MSNTVTLQGNPVSVSGHFPVAGEQAKPFSLVAGDLSDATLATFAGKRKILNIFPSVDTPTCATSVRKFNEQASALNNTVVLCISADLPFAQARFCGAEGLDKVVNLSTLRGVSFLQDYGVAFSSGPLVGLAARAIVVLDENDKVLHSELVAEVADEPNYAAALAAL